TGGCTCTTTGACAGTCTGGAACTGAATGGCAATCATAAACCCGATGATGACCGTAATGACGGTAAAGCTGATTTTAAGTTTGTTGTCCATTTATTGCACCTTACTTTCGGGACCTGACCCTCACCTGTATCGCTTACTTCAATTGGAGCCGGCTCATGATTCGCCGATCGTGGGTTCGAGGATGACCGAATTTTCTTTTTTCATCTCAAATATGATATTTTCATTCACCAACTGATCCTTCACCCCGCCTGTGATATTCATGGCGGAAGACAGCACTTCCGGATCTCCGATTGCCGTTATTTTGAACGGGGCAGGGTACTCGATGCCATCAATCTGAATGACCGGACCGTTACACAGTATGTATGAATCATGCTTAAGTCTTTGTCCGTTGATGGCAACCGCAGAGGCACCTGCAATATATAATTCATTGATCACCTTAAAAACGTGATGTTCATGGACAATATAATTATTCGCGTTTTCTTCCTCCGGGTCATATTTCGCATCGGACAAGGTCACCGTTACCCCCGGCCCCTTCACTTTCGTTTTGCCTAAGTACATACGGTACTTCTCGGCATCCTCTGCCAGGTTGAAATAAATTTGCTTCTCTTTGGAGAATTCCTTCTCCATATTGCCGACCTTCTCCTGTTTCTCATAAAGTTTTTCCTGCAGACGATTATTCTTCTGCTGGTACTCGAGGATTTGATCTCTTAATGTTTCTTCCTGTTTCCATTGACCATTTGTCCGGCTCCCGAGCTCTTTTTGTTCTGTATTTGCCAGACTGAATGAAAAAGCAAGGATGAAACCCAAAACCAGACATACAAGAGAGAGGACCACGTGCTTACCTCTCACCTTCATCCTCTTCATCCGTTTGTTCACCTTCCGTTTCGTATGCTCTGAAGTAAGAACCGACCTCCAGGTCAATGACCCCTTTTACCGAAGGGTCTAATTGGCTGACAATCGAAGGATAATGAACCATCTTTTCAGAGAAACTCCGGATGGTCGCACTCACTTCGAACCCATCATTCATAAATAGAGTCAAGTGATATTGGTCTGTCTTCTTGGGAACGAGGTTGATCTCTGAGATGAGATGCTGCACTTCTTTTGGAAGTTCCCCTAATTCGTTCACCATTTTAACCAGGACCTTATCTTCTTCGAATCCCCTCAATAGAGGTGCATCCACAGGAATCGATCCGGTCCCTTTATCCAGGACCTTCCCATTTTCCAAAATGACAAAAAATTTATTCCCCTTTGAGAGATACGCTTTTTTATCATATTCTTGAATGGTAATGTCGAATGAATTCGGAAAGGATAATTCCACTTTCGCATCCTTTACTTCAGGAAGTTTCTTTAATTGCTCGACCGTTTTCTCTTTGCTTACACTCCATACATTCATACCTTTGTCAATTCCACTTTTTTGAAGAACCGTCTTATTGGATATAAGTTCATTCCCATGAACGGACACTTTGTTTACATGACTCAAGGGCGATTGAAAGTATACAACCGACAATATCATCAGAAAGAATAAAGAAAGTAAAAACAGAAGCCTGCGGTTTGCTTTCTTTTTTCGGTGTTGTTTTAGTTTAGGAATACGATCTTCAAGGGAAACAACATTTTCTTTTTTCATTTCGTTCTCCTCAATTTCACTTTGAATTCATTATGCCATGAGTAAGCTGAACTCGTCATGTCTTATAATGAAAGTACTCTTTACATTGGGATACCTTCTATTCTATACGAAGGAATAACATGTTAAAAGAGGAATAGAACGTTATTTTCTGCCATATGCCCTATTAATGGCAAATAAAATGAGTGATGCAGGGTTAATGGCCTATTTTTGGAGAATTGACCTACAGTCACCCTAAGATGGATTGTCCATACCGCTTTTCGTATATGTACTTTCATTCGCTTTCCAAAAGAAGGGCCATCCTATGTATTTCACTCTTGAACCCTATTTTAAACAACAATTTCACCATAATGAATGCATGTCATTGAATTGTAAAAGTTTTGGTTAACAAAAGTAACAAACTCTCCTTTATTTTGAAAAGGTATGATCAAAATGAATTACGTATATGTAATTTATTGTAACATCGAAAACGTAAATATCCTATCGTTATTTCATTCAACAGAAGGATTTTCTTCGTAATATATCAGATACAAAAAAGAGACCGACTGAGAAAAATGGGAAGGAGTGGTGAGGTCTTCTCTCACCATTCACTTTTTCGTGCCATTTTTCATGAGTCAATCTCTTTAGATAAAGCATTAGTTCCTCGAGTAGCGGCTTATATTCAACAGGACCCCTACAGCCATGAGCATAAGGGTCAAAGAGGATCCCCCGTAGCTCAGGAATGGAAGTGTAATCCCGGTTACGGGCATCAGACCCGTCACGACCCCTACGTTGATCATCACCTGGATGGCAATCATAGAAACGATCCCCAGAGCCAGGAAGCTGCCAAATAAGTCAGGTGCCCCCAATGCGATCCTGATCCCTCTCCACAAAATCAATGAAAACAGGATCAATACCAGAGTTCCCCCTATAAATCCAAGTTCCTCTGCTAAAATAGCAAATATAAAGTCGTTTTGAGGTTCCGGTAAATAAAAGAACTTCTGTCTGCTCTGTCCAAGACCTAAACCGAATAATCCACCAGGTCCGATGGCATACAGGGACTGAATGATCTGGAAACCGCTATTGAGCGGATCCTGCCAGGGATCTAAAAAGGATGTGATCCGTTTAATCCGGTAAGGAGCAGAAATGACGAGTCCCACAAACCCAAGCAAACCGATCATGCCGAGTCCTACGAAATGTTTGATCCGGGCCCCGGATATGAAGATCATCACCACAGAAGTCCCCACCATGACGGTACCCGTCCCCAAGTCCGGCTGGAGCATGATCATTCCAAAAGCCGTAAACACAAGTAAAAGTGCTGGAAGTACTCCTTTTCTAAAAGAAGTAATATACTTTTGGTTCTCAGATAAATACTTTGATAGAAAAGCGATCATGGCGAGTTTCATAAACTCCGAAGGCTGAATGGAGAAGGCCCCCACCCCGATCCAGCTCCTCGAACCGTTCCGGAGCACCCCTATGCCGGGAATGAGAACGAGCACAAGGAGGACGAAGCATACGATAATGATGATCTTTGACCAGTTTCTCCATGTCCAGTACTCTACGTTCATGATGAAAAACATGGCGAATAATCCTACACCTGCGAAGAGCACCTGTCTTTTTGCAAAGAAAAAGGAGTCATTAAATTTGTAATCTGCCCATACAGCACTCGCACTGTATACCATGACCAGTCCAATCGCAAGCAAAGTGAGCGTAACCACAATGAGTATAAAATCGGGAGTCGATTTTTTTAAAGGCAATCCTAAACACCTCGAATAGACAAATTTAGAGCCGTTCGAGCATAGAAAACTACTGATCCCGGATTGAATGACTGGTTGTGTAAGTATGGATGCTCTATATGGACAAGCCCTTATTAAAGCTTATGCACGGCCTCGATAAACATGTCACCGCGTTGTTCAAAAGTACGATATTGATCCCAGCTTGCACATGCAGGGGACAATAATACGATATCCCCTTCCCGTGCATGCTCATACGCAACCGGAACCGCCTTTTCAACATTATCGACAGGAATAATCGTTTGTATCCCTGCCTTTTCCCCAGTCTTCACGAACTTCTCAGAGGTCTCTCCAAAGGTGATCAATGTTTTGACGTTTCCGAGGAATGGAATCAGGTCATCAAATTCATTTCCGCGATCCAATCCCCCTGCAAGCAGTATAGTAGGGGATTCAAATGCTTTAAGCGCACTTTTCGTCGCCAGGCTGTTCGTTGCTTTAGAATCATTGTAAAATTTGATGCCATTCATTTCCCGGACGAATTGAGTCCGATGTTTCACTCCGCCGAACGTACTCAATACCTTTTTGATACTATCATTTGACACCCCATATATTTT
The DNA window shown above is from Rossellomorea vietnamensis and carries:
- a CDS encoding cell division protein FtsQ/DivIB: MKKENVVSLEDRIPKLKQHRKKKANRRLLFLLSLFFLMILSVVYFQSPLSHVNKVSVHGNELISNKTVLQKSGIDKGMNVWSVSKEKTVEQLKKLPEVKDAKVELSFPNSFDITIQEYDKKAYLSKGNKFFVILENGKVLDKGTGSIPVDAPLLRGFEEDKVLVKMVNELGELPKEVQHLISEINLVPKKTDQYHLTLFMNDGFEVSATIRSFSEKMVHYPSIVSQLDPSVKGVIDLEVGSYFRAYETEGEQTDEEDEGER
- the spoVE gene encoding stage V sporulation protein E, encoding MPLKKSTPDFILIVVTLTLLAIGLVMVYSASAVWADYKFNDSFFFAKRQVLFAGVGLFAMFFIMNVEYWTWRNWSKIIIIVCFVLLVLVLIPGIGVLRNGSRSWIGVGAFSIQPSEFMKLAMIAFLSKYLSENQKYITSFRKGVLPALLLVFTAFGMIMLQPDLGTGTVMVGTSVVMIFISGARIKHFVGLGMIGLLGFVGLVISAPYRIKRITSFLDPWQDPLNSGFQIIQSLYAIGPGGLFGLGLGQSRQKFFYLPEPQNDFIFAILAEELGFIGGTLVLILFSLILWRGIRIALGAPDLFGSFLALGIVSMIAIQVMINVGVVTGLMPVTGITLPFLSYGGSSLTLMLMAVGVLLNISRYSRN
- a CDS encoding DUF881 domain-containing protein encodes the protein MKVRGKHVVLSLVCLVLGFILAFSFSLANTEQKELGSRTNGQWKQEETLRDQILEYQQKNNRLQEKLYEKQEKVGNMEKEFSKEKQIYFNLAEDAEKYRMYLGKTKVKGPGVTVTLSDAKYDPEEENANNYIVHEHHVFKVINELYIAGASAVAINGQRLKHDSYILCNGPVIQIDGIEYPAPFKITAIGDPEVLSSAMNITGGVKDQLVNENIIFEMKKENSVILEPTIGES